The proteins below come from a single Microtus ochrogaster isolate Prairie Vole_2 chromosome 8, MicOch1.0, whole genome shotgun sequence genomic window:
- the Wdr74 gene encoding WD repeat-containing protein 74, producing MAATSALGNHVWVGTETGILKGVNLQRKHASNFTPSGQPRREEAVNALCWGAGGETQILVGCADRTVKHFNAEEGTFQRQRHCPGGEGTFRGLAQADGTLITCVDSGILRVWCDDDKEASPDPLLELKVGPGVCRMRQDPAHTHVVATCGKENALKVWDLQRSEQPVFRAKNVRNDWLDLRVPIWDQDIQFLPGSQKLVTCTGYHQVRVYDPVSPQRRPVLEATYGEYPLTAMTLTPEGNSVIVGNTHGQLAEIDFRQGRLLGCLKGLAGSVRGLQCHPSKPLLASCGLDRVLRIHRIRNPRGLEHKVYLKSQLNCLLLSSRDNWENEPQEPQEPNMVPPEDTETDELWASLEAAAKRKLPSLDQTQETLQTRRKKKKRPGSTSP from the exons ATGGCGGCCACCTCTGCGCTAGGAAACCATGTGTGGGTCGGCACCGAGACGGGGATCCTGAAAG GGGTGAACCTTCAGCGGAAACATGCGTCAAACTTCACGCCGTCCGGACAGCCGAGACGTGAGGAGGCGGTGAATGCTCTGTGCTGGGGCGCAGGTGGCGAGACCCAG ATCTTGGTGGGCTGCGCGGACAGGACTGTAAAGCACTTTAACGCCGAGGAGGGtacattccagaggcagagacactgCCCAGGCGGGGAGGGCACGTTCCGCGGTCTCGCCCAGGCCGATGG CACCCTCATCACatgtgtggattctgggattcTTAGAGTCTGGTGTGATGATGACAAGGAAGCATCACCTGACCCA CTCTTGGAACTAAAGGTGGGTCCTGGGGTGTGTAGGATGCGCCAAGACCCAGCACATACTCATGTGGTTGCCACATGTGGGAAAGAGAATGCTTTGAAAGTATGGGACCTACAGAGGtctgagcagccagtgttccGGGCCAAGAAT GTGCGAAATGATTGGCTGGATCTACGGGTTCCTATTTGGGATCAGGATATACAGTTCCTCCCTGGATCACAGAAGCTTGTCACATGCACAGGGTACCACCAG GTCCGTGTCTATGATCCAGTCTCTCCTCAGCGCCGGCCAGTCCTGGAGGCCACCTATGGAGAGTACCCCCTGACAGCTATGACTCTTACTCCTGAGGGCAA TTCTGTCATCGTAGGGAACACTCATGGGCAGCTAGCAGAAATTGATTTTCGGCAAG GGCGTCTACTGGGCTGTCTGAAGGGGTTGGCAGGCAGTGTCCGTGGGCTGCAGTGCCACCCTTCTAAGCCCCTATTAGCCTCTTGTGGCTTGGACAGAGTCTTGAGGATACACAGGATCCGAAATCCACGTGGGCTAGAGCATAAG GTTTATCTCAAGTCTCAACTGAACTGCCTCCTCCTGTCAAGCAGGGATAACTGGGAG AATGAGCCCCAAGAACCTCAAGAGCCCAACATGGTGCCTccagaagacacagagacagatgaacTTTGGGCATCTTTGGAGGCAGCTGCCAAGCGGAAGCTCCCCAGTTTGGATCAGACACAAGAGACGCtccaaacaagaagaaagaaaaagaagcggCCTGGATCTACCAGTCCTTGA
- the LOC113456519 gene encoding testis-expressed protein 54-like, translating into MGCCQDKDGQTSDDQAREDGNGEGRTRLTNGDDLDNTGRRKQRSNESLLITVLWRRLSMFSRRGSSKRPSEQTQKQDSQIQERKREGSHKEPEKG; encoded by the exons ATGGGCTGCTGTCAAGACAAGGACGGTCAGACCTCTGATGACCAAGCAAGAGAGGACGGGAACGGGGAAGGTAGGACCAGACTCACAAATGG aGACGATTTGGACAACACAGGCCGCCGCAAACAAAGATCTAACGAAAGTCTTCTGATAACCGTGCTGTGGCGCAGGCTATCCATGTTCAGCCGTCGGGGGTCAAGCAAGAGGCCCTCAGAACAGACTCAAAAGCAGGACAGTCAGATCCAGGAGCGCAAACGTGAGGGAAGCCATAAGGAACCAGAAAAGGGCTGA